One window from the genome of Microbulbifer pacificus encodes:
- a CDS encoding tetratricopeptide repeat-containing sulfotransferase family protein, producing the protein MKRLAVLADQLQQVNPGCADGWFFASIASASMGHIRRALEFVDHALELAPSNTEYLSQKARCHIQIHQVSNARTTADQGMSMRPQSALQLDTFGVVYSKTGDHGKAANAFRLAVEKQPESPQFQFNLGSAEQFLGNLDAARSAYERAIALRPDFARAHWALSELEKNLSETGRLPQLRTVSQTRAYAPEEQLYLAHAISRELERERDFQGAFRTLEIAKQTYKNKVRYDFARDQNIFNKVKSAFSSQDPAPQDERGNEVIFVLGMPRSGTTLIEQVLHNHSQIHSLGELQEFPLAVKHASASRSPSVLDDSVFEGLKKADRQAIGEEYLTHISDRLQASGTKAQRWIDKLPMNFLYLGLIAQCLPGAKFIQLNRHPLDTCLSNYRQLFSFQFAYYHYNFDLRDTARYIVEYHRLMEHWKTVFPDRIHTVSYENFTVHPEREAQSIMKFLALPWEAECLEFHRANTAVSTASSVQVRQPIYRSAVERWRKYEKELQPAVTIFEKAGLL; encoded by the coding sequence ATGAAACGTCTTGCGGTTCTCGCAGACCAGTTGCAACAGGTGAATCCCGGGTGTGCCGATGGCTGGTTCTTTGCCAGTATCGCGAGCGCCTCTATGGGCCATATCCGTCGCGCCCTGGAGTTTGTGGATCACGCACTTGAACTCGCACCAAGCAACACGGAATACCTGTCGCAAAAAGCTCGCTGCCATATACAGATTCATCAAGTCAGCAACGCACGCACCACTGCCGATCAGGGAATGTCGATGCGACCGCAATCCGCCTTGCAACTGGATACGTTCGGGGTCGTTTACAGCAAAACCGGAGATCACGGCAAGGCCGCCAACGCGTTTCGGTTAGCGGTAGAAAAGCAACCGGAAAGCCCGCAGTTTCAGTTTAATCTCGGCAGTGCCGAGCAGTTTCTCGGCAATCTGGATGCAGCGCGATCCGCCTATGAGCGTGCGATTGCTCTGCGTCCGGATTTTGCCCGCGCTCACTGGGCCCTTTCCGAACTGGAGAAGAATCTTTCGGAAACAGGACGGCTTCCACAGCTGCGGACAGTATCCCAGACTCGCGCCTACGCACCGGAGGAACAGCTCTATCTCGCCCATGCCATATCCCGGGAATTAGAGCGAGAGAGGGATTTCCAGGGGGCGTTCAGAACACTGGAAATCGCTAAACAAACCTACAAAAACAAAGTTCGTTACGACTTTGCACGCGACCAGAACATCTTCAACAAGGTTAAAAGCGCCTTTTCCTCGCAGGATCCGGCACCGCAGGATGAACGGGGTAACGAGGTCATATTTGTACTGGGTATGCCACGCTCCGGTACTACATTGATCGAACAGGTACTGCATAACCATTCACAGATACACTCCCTTGGAGAATTACAGGAATTTCCACTGGCGGTAAAACACGCCTCCGCCAGCCGTTCACCATCTGTGCTGGATGACAGCGTATTTGAGGGGCTGAAAAAGGCCGACAGACAAGCCATCGGTGAGGAATATCTGACACATATCAGCGATCGGCTGCAGGCAAGTGGCACCAAGGCGCAGCGGTGGATCGACAAATTACCGATGAACTTTCTCTATCTGGGGCTTATTGCGCAATGTCTGCCTGGAGCAAAGTTCATTCAGTTGAATCGCCACCCCCTCGACACCTGTCTGAGCAATTACCGGCAGTTATTCTCGTTCCAGTTTGCCTACTACCACTACAATTTCGACCTGCGAGATACGGCCCGCTATATCGTTGAATACCATCGCCTGATGGAACACTGGAAAACCGTATTTCCGGATCGGATTCATACGGTAAGCTACGAAAATTTCACCGTGCACCCCGAGCGGGAGGCACAGTCGATCATGAAATTTCTGGCGTTGCCATGGGAAGCTGAGTGCCTGGAGTTTCATCGCGCCAATACGGCGGTGTCCACCGCCAGCAGCGTACAGGTGCGGCAACCCATCTATCGCAGTGCAGTGGAGCGCTGGCGCAAGTATGAAAAAGAACTGCAGCCGGCCGTAACTATATTTGAGAAGGCCGGCCTGCTCTGA
- a CDS encoding transporter substrate-binding domain-containing protein, with the protein MRNRHGPAQRYRCASFIALLTLLFVAACGKHETPANIAAGTNTPEKSAPAKSTSVTDAEYVEAGDLTEIKKHGTIRFVNLTGPAENMLPRDSIVTLRSLELANKFAEKLKLEPLWIKARTPQEALELVKSGKADVAAYTLTDTPARRELVDFSVPLMQARHKLITGINGPDISDPAKLRDVELIAQSGSTYVDTAKRLLTEYPQANLSTLEAVVYENREALVDLLNEKPNRVAILDDYIANNMQSYRNDVRTGADVSDSENIAWAVRKDSKQLLTTLNNFLTKNLAKPPEDRIVDWNQIKQSGVIRFLTYNRPSVYYLWKGVLMGFDYDLAKSFADKHGLQLQVIVVPYNETLIDWLKAGRGDFAGALKNITQERRDMGITFTNSYRETPEQTVSNRHKPKIQQIQDLAGRTLTLRAFSPFIATGRALQRSGIDVTVEIAPPEMAIAEILSKIAQGELDATIVDSDDVLMAASLQPDLLPGTLVSDPRPQGWMVMPQNQELLKKLNIFLAKYRKTEQYQQKVAAYFEPNKRFTQRVSARVIPGEDLSPYDKLVKDSSLEHGFDWRLVVAQMWQESNFNPKAVSPVGAQGLMQVMPATAEEMGYPPPLFDPNRNIQAGVKYLNWVRDRFEPTLPTIEKLWFTLASYNAGYGHLLDARRLAKELGLNPDVWFGNVEEAMLKLSEPKYFSKARYGYVRGAEPAQYVRNISNLYYAYTDVASGDISAHSPQHFYANPTVAPPWRSQRERP; encoded by the coding sequence ATGCGGAATCGTCACGGACCCGCTCAGCGTTATCGCTGTGCGTCATTTATCGCACTACTGACCCTGTTATTTGTCGCCGCATGCGGCAAGCATGAGACGCCGGCTAACATCGCAGCGGGCACTAACACCCCGGAGAAAAGTGCCCCGGCGAAGAGCACGTCGGTGACGGATGCAGAGTACGTTGAAGCCGGTGATCTCACAGAGATCAAAAAACACGGCACCATTCGCTTCGTCAACCTTACCGGCCCCGCGGAAAACATGCTGCCCCGTGACAGCATCGTCACCCTGCGCAGTCTCGAACTCGCCAATAAATTTGCGGAAAAGCTGAAGCTTGAGCCTTTGTGGATCAAGGCCCGTACTCCTCAGGAGGCACTCGAACTGGTCAAGTCGGGGAAAGCGGATGTGGCGGCCTACACACTTACCGACACACCCGCCCGCCGCGAACTGGTCGACTTTAGCGTGCCGTTGATGCAGGCGCGGCACAAGCTCATCACCGGTATCAATGGGCCGGATATCAGCGATCCGGCAAAACTCCGCGATGTCGAACTGATCGCCCAAAGCGGCTCCACTTATGTGGACACCGCAAAACGCCTCCTCACCGAATATCCGCAGGCCAATCTTTCCACGCTGGAGGCGGTGGTTTACGAAAACCGTGAAGCACTGGTGGATCTGCTCAACGAAAAACCCAACCGCGTCGCCATTCTGGATGACTACATCGCCAATAACATGCAGAGCTACCGCAATGACGTGCGCACCGGCGCCGATGTCTCCGACAGCGAAAACATTGCCTGGGCGGTACGTAAGGATTCAAAGCAGTTACTCACCACGCTCAATAATTTTCTGACCAAAAACCTCGCAAAGCCCCCGGAAGACCGCATCGTCGACTGGAACCAAATCAAGCAATCCGGTGTTATCCGCTTTCTGACGTACAACCGTCCTTCGGTCTACTACCTATGGAAAGGTGTGCTGATGGGATTTGATTACGACCTGGCAAAATCCTTCGCCGATAAACACGGGCTGCAACTGCAGGTGATTGTGGTTCCCTACAACGAAACATTGATCGACTGGCTGAAAGCGGGGCGAGGGGATTTTGCCGGCGCACTGAAAAACATTACCCAGGAACGTCGGGACATGGGTATTACCTTCACCAATTCCTATAGGGAAACCCCGGAGCAGACGGTAAGCAATCGGCACAAGCCCAAAATTCAACAAATTCAGGATTTGGCGGGACGCACCCTGACACTGCGCGCATTCTCGCCGTTCATTGCCACGGGCCGAGCCCTACAACGCAGTGGTATCGATGTAACCGTCGAAATAGCACCTCCGGAAATGGCCATCGCGGAAATCCTCTCGAAGATCGCGCAAGGCGAGCTGGATGCCACCATCGTGGATTCCGACGATGTTCTGATGGCGGCATCACTGCAACCGGATCTTCTGCCCGGCACGCTGGTCAGCGATCCGAGACCCCAGGGCTGGATGGTGATGCCACAGAACCAGGAGCTTCTGAAAAAGCTCAATATATTCCTGGCCAAGTACCGCAAGACGGAACAGTACCAGCAAAAAGTCGCCGCCTATTTCGAACCCAACAAGCGATTTACCCAGAGAGTTTCCGCGCGGGTTATTCCTGGGGAGGATCTGTCGCCCTACGACAAGCTCGTAAAAGACTCCTCGCTGGAACACGGGTTTGACTGGCGTCTCGTCGTCGCGCAGATGTGGCAGGAGAGCAACTTCAATCCCAAGGCGGTATCGCCAGTCGGCGCTCAGGGACTGATGCAGGTAATGCCCGCCACGGCGGAGGAGATGGGTTATCCACCCCCACTGTTCGATCCCAACCGCAATATCCAGGCCGGCGTCAAATACCTGAACTGGGTGCGCGATCGCTTTGAACCGACACTTCCGACCATCGAAAAACTCTGGTTTACCCTCGCCTCATACAACGCGGGTTACGGCCATTTGCTGGATGCCCGCCGACTGGCCAAGGAGCTGGGGCTGAATCCGGACGTCTGGTTCGGAAATGTCGAGGAAGCCATGCTGAAGCTGTCTGAACCGAAGTACTTCAGCAAAGCACGCTACGGTTACGTGCGCGGCGCGGAACCTGCGCAGTATGTGCGCAATATCAGCAATCTCTACTACGCCTACACCGACGTCGCCAGTGGCGATATCAGCGCCCATTCACCCCAGCACTTTTACGCCAACCCGACGGTTGCGCCTCCCTGGCGCTCACAGCGGGAAAGGCCATAG
- the trpD gene encoding anthranilate phosphoribosyltransferase: protein MNIQQVIAKLVDGEHLTREEMRDAMGQIMRGEAEDAQIGAFLVALRMAGESVEEITGAVEVMRELATKVEIDHHHAVDIVGTGGDGANLFNVSSASSFVAAAAGARVAKHGNRSVSSSSGAADLLEKAGIYLPLTPEQVGRCIDGVGVGFMFAPSYHSAMRHAIGPRKALGLRTIFNLLGPLTNPAGVKRQVIGVYDPHYTRVLAEVLQSLGAEHAMVLHSDDGLDEISIAADTRGWELKNGQLKKFTISPEDFGIERQNLDGLCVDGAEASLALIRDALGKRETAAGDKAADIIAMNAGMAIYVSGVAASRAEGVSMAQDAIYSGLAGEKINELAAFTSAFKE, encoded by the coding sequence ATGAACATCCAACAGGTCATCGCCAAACTGGTGGACGGCGAACATCTGACCCGCGAGGAAATGCGGGATGCCATGGGCCAGATCATGCGCGGAGAGGCCGAGGACGCACAGATTGGTGCGTTTCTGGTTGCCCTGCGTATGGCCGGTGAGTCGGTGGAAGAAATCACCGGTGCCGTGGAAGTGATGCGTGAGCTCGCCACCAAGGTGGAGATCGATCACCACCACGCGGTAGATATCGTCGGTACCGGCGGCGATGGTGCCAATCTGTTCAATGTCTCCAGTGCGTCCAGTTTTGTCGCCGCTGCCGCCGGCGCGCGGGTGGCGAAGCACGGCAACCGCTCGGTTTCCTCGTCGTCCGGCGCTGCAGACCTGCTGGAAAAGGCCGGTATTTATCTGCCTCTTACCCCGGAACAGGTGGGCCGCTGCATCGACGGCGTGGGGGTGGGTTTCATGTTCGCGCCGAGCTACCACAGCGCCATGCGCCACGCGATCGGGCCGCGCAAGGCCTTGGGGCTGCGCACGATTTTCAATTTACTTGGACCACTCACCAACCCCGCCGGGGTCAAGCGCCAGGTGATTGGTGTCTATGATCCGCATTACACCCGTGTGCTCGCCGAAGTCTTGCAAAGCCTGGGTGCAGAGCACGCGATGGTATTGCACAGTGACGACGGCCTGGATGAGATCAGTATTGCCGCGGATACCCGCGGTTGGGAGCTGAAAAACGGGCAGCTGAAAAAATTTACCATTTCCCCGGAAGATTTCGGTATCGAGCGCCAGAACCTGGACGGCCTGTGTGTCGACGGGGCCGAGGCCTCGCTGGCGTTGATTCGCGACGCTCTGGGCAAGCGCGAAACTGCCGCCGGCGACAAGGCCGCGGATATCATCGCGATGAATGCCGGTATGGCCATCTACGTGAGCGGTGTGGCCGCGAGTCGCGCGGAAGGCGTGAGTATGGCTCAGGACGCTATCTACAGCGGGCTGGCCGGAGAGAAGATCAATGAGCTGGCCGCCTTTACCAGCGCATTCAAAGAGTGA
- the crp gene encoding cAMP-activated global transcriptional regulator CRP → MTVATEDTLSTGNIEDFLAHCHRRRYPAKSTIIYAGDRCESLYFIMRGSVTVLIEDDEGREMIVAYLNDGDFFGEMGLFDQDTRSAWVRTKTECEVAEISYNKFQELSRQHPEFLFALATQMAGRLRNTTRKVGDLAFLDVTGRVARTLLDLCNEPDAMTHPEGMQIKITRQEIGRIVGCSREMVGRVLKTLEEQGLVSVKGKTMVVYGTR, encoded by the coding sequence GTGACGGTCGCTACCGAAGATACCCTGTCTACTGGCAACATCGAAGACTTCCTCGCCCACTGCCACCGCCGCCGCTACCCGGCCAAAAGCACCATCATTTACGCCGGCGATCGCTGCGAATCCCTGTATTTCATCATGCGCGGTTCCGTGACGGTGCTGATCGAGGATGACGAAGGCCGCGAGATGATCGTTGCCTACCTGAACGATGGCGACTTCTTCGGTGAAATGGGCCTGTTTGACCAGGACACCCGCAGCGCCTGGGTGCGCACCAAGACCGAATGTGAGGTGGCGGAAATTTCCTACAACAAGTTCCAGGAGCTGAGCCGTCAGCACCCGGAATTCCTGTTTGCGCTCGCCACCCAGATGGCCGGCCGCCTGCGCAATACCACCCGCAAGGTGGGTGATCTGGCGTTCCTCGATGTGACCGGCCGCGTGGCCCGTACCCTGCTCGACCTGTGCAACGAGCCGGATGCCATGACCCACCCGGAGGGCATGCAGATCAAGATTACCCGCCAGGAAATTGGCCGTATCGTCGGCTGCTCCCGCGAGATGGTAGGCCGGGTACTGAAGACTCTGGAGGAACAGGGACTGGTCTCCGTAAAAGGCAAAACCATGGTGGTCTACGGCACCCGCTGA
- the trpC gene encoding indole-3-glycerol phosphate synthase TrpC: protein METPTILKTIVQRKWEEIAERKQRVSQDEMQQRALQQPSCRGFVRAIESKIAAGEAAVIAEIKKASPSKGVIREDFIPAEIATSYEKGGAACLSVLTDVDYFQGCDEYLQQARNAVRLPVIRKDFIVDPYQVYEARAIGADCILLIAACLDDTQLAGLNDLALELGLDVLVEVHDRAELERALKLPNRLIGINNRNLHTFEVQLETTFKLLELIPDDRIVVTESGIHTTDDVAAMRGHNVDAFLVGEAFMREPEPGRRLMELFN from the coding sequence ATGGAAACGCCAACGATTCTGAAAACAATCGTCCAGCGCAAGTGGGAAGAAATTGCCGAGCGCAAGCAGCGGGTTTCGCAGGATGAAATGCAGCAGCGCGCTCTGCAGCAGCCGTCATGCCGTGGATTTGTGCGCGCGATCGAAAGCAAGATCGCCGCGGGTGAAGCGGCGGTGATTGCCGAGATCAAAAAGGCCTCTCCCAGCAAGGGCGTAATCCGTGAGGATTTCATCCCTGCCGAGATCGCCACCAGCTATGAGAAGGGCGGTGCCGCGTGCCTGTCGGTATTGACCGATGTGGATTACTTCCAGGGCTGCGATGAATACCTGCAGCAGGCGCGCAATGCGGTGCGTCTGCCGGTGATCCGCAAGGATTTCATCGTCGATCCGTATCAGGTGTATGAAGCCCGCGCCATTGGCGCCGACTGTATCCTGCTGATCGCCGCCTGCCTCGACGACACACAGCTCGCCGGTCTCAACGATCTGGCATTGGAGCTGGGCCTGGATGTGCTGGTGGAAGTGCACGATCGCGCAGAACTGGAGCGTGCGCTGAAGTTGCCGAACCGCCTGATCGGTATCAACAACCGCAACCTGCACACCTTCGAGGTACAACTCGAAACCACTTTCAAACTGCTGGAGTTGATTCCGGACGATCGCATTGTGGTGACGGAAAGTGGTATCCACACTACCGACGATGTGGCAGCAATGCGTGGTCACAATGTGGATGCGTTCCTGGTCGGGGAGGCGTTTATGCGCGAGCCGGAGCCGGGACGTCGACTGATGGAATTGTTCAACTGA
- a CDS encoding OsmC family protein, with protein MQGRVTWVNGLTFLGEAGSGNAVVMEGGQKNNGVRPMEMILLGVGGCASYDVVSILEKARQDVIGCHVELKGHRPDAVPAPFEKIEMEFVVRGRNIKEAQVARAVELSAEKYCSASIMLGSAGVEIVHSYRIEEI; from the coding sequence ATGCAGGGTCGGGTGACCTGGGTAAATGGGCTGACATTCTTGGGTGAGGCCGGCAGCGGCAATGCCGTGGTGATGGAAGGTGGTCAGAAAAACAACGGCGTACGCCCGATGGAGATGATCCTGCTGGGGGTGGGTGGGTGCGCATCTTACGATGTGGTGAGTATCCTGGAGAAGGCCCGCCAGGACGTGATCGGCTGTCATGTGGAACTCAAGGGGCATCGTCCGGATGCGGTGCCGGCACCGTTCGAAAAGATCGAGATGGAGTTTGTGGTGCGCGGCCGCAACATCAAGGAGGCCCAGGTGGCGCGGGCGGTGGAACTGTCCGCGGAGAAGTATTGCTCCGCGTCCATCATGCTGGGCAGCGCGGGGGTGGAGATTGTGCACTCCTACCGGATTGAAGAAATCTGA
- a CDS encoding TonB-dependent receptor produces the protein MRDDNKRHLRLKKSHLALAMSCATLPLPQFALAQQTDSQSKPVFEEVVVTASRREESVMDTPINISAVDGDKIEDLRLNDIAKLAYYTPGLTVVDRGPRNPAPDLIVRGLNTGGLGPGFDSSAVATYLGDTPVTVDLNPVDLERVEVLIGPQGTLYGQGTLGGAIRYIPRKAEFGEYGVTLRGNTSSNTESDSFGHEYGTTLNLGFSDTLALRMNLDKISDPGFIDYNYVVREAGVSNPEPDFSDPQDVATNLRRVKDANGADITSGRINLRWAATDWLEANLWHYYQDTKAEGRQQANQLAFGTGPYESAARFEEPNHYKNQLTSLEVSADLGFAEATLVYGEAEYDEVGQRDQTDLLLGFEYGYEEFPSFSAYTREEAQRESETIELRLVSQNEDPVSWVAGYFTTEYQLDAVSMEFTPGFDQFAVDNFGGEQLRPDSLEYIELTDDFGKESAFYGEISYQITDTWSVTAGYRAYEYESDITGGYGLPLSDTVWGGASPDEISVDLGRNMGDDSGDLFKLNSSWDISERGMVYFTYSQGYRIGGVNAVPECTPEQIAESDQELCAQEHELFFAPDLIDNYEIGYKGLLGDRVSLSAALYYIDWTDLQVASTTDIGNLPILVNGKNAFSRGAELQGQWIIQDNLDLSFSYAYTNAELTEEAEGLVGSYTVEKGARLPGHAEHSGALNLNYSTRLLGRDLLLNYGVAFSSDVYNLPGGPEDPLYEIDEDSGERIAGDRGGEAIPGYAIHHFSATFEQEDWQVQAFVDNLWNKYYITGTRTNRRSDVLQSETQGPGTMYGDFTLRSYAQYVGNPRTVGARVSYRF, from the coding sequence ATGAGAGACGATAACAAGCGCCATCTCCGGCTTAAAAAATCTCACCTGGCACTCGCCATGTCCTGCGCCACCCTGCCGCTCCCGCAGTTTGCTCTCGCACAACAGACAGATTCGCAAAGTAAACCGGTATTTGAGGAAGTCGTGGTTACCGCTTCCCGCCGGGAAGAAAGCGTGATGGATACCCCCATCAATATCTCCGCGGTAGACGGCGACAAGATCGAAGATTTGCGCCTGAACGATATCGCCAAGCTCGCCTACTACACCCCCGGACTGACCGTGGTCGATCGCGGCCCGCGCAATCCGGCACCGGATCTCATAGTGCGCGGCCTCAACACTGGGGGACTGGGCCCCGGTTTCGACAGCAGCGCTGTCGCCACTTACCTCGGTGATACGCCGGTCACCGTAGATCTGAACCCCGTCGACCTGGAGCGGGTAGAGGTACTGATCGGCCCTCAAGGCACACTGTACGGTCAGGGTACTCTGGGAGGTGCCATCCGCTATATTCCCCGCAAGGCGGAGTTCGGCGAGTACGGCGTCACCTTGCGCGGCAATACCAGCAGCAATACCGAGAGTGACAGTTTCGGCCACGAATACGGCACCACATTGAACTTGGGCTTCAGCGACACCCTGGCCCTGCGCATGAACCTGGACAAGATTTCCGATCCGGGCTTTATCGATTACAACTACGTGGTACGCGAGGCCGGCGTCTCCAATCCCGAGCCAGACTTTTCAGATCCCCAGGATGTAGCGACCAATTTACGCCGGGTGAAAGACGCCAACGGCGCGGACATCACCTCTGGTCGTATCAACCTGCGTTGGGCGGCCACCGACTGGCTGGAAGCCAACTTGTGGCACTACTACCAGGACACCAAAGCAGAGGGGCGCCAGCAGGCCAACCAGCTCGCATTCGGTACCGGCCCCTACGAATCTGCCGCGCGTTTCGAAGAACCCAACCACTACAAAAACCAACTCACCAGCCTGGAAGTGAGTGCGGATCTCGGCTTCGCCGAGGCAACCCTGGTCTACGGCGAGGCCGAGTACGACGAAGTAGGACAGCGCGACCAAACCGACCTGCTGCTGGGATTTGAGTACGGTTACGAAGAGTTCCCCAGTTTCTCCGCCTACACCCGCGAAGAAGCCCAAAGGGAATCCGAGACGATCGAGCTGCGCCTGGTGTCCCAGAACGAGGACCCTGTCTCCTGGGTAGCCGGTTACTTCACCACGGAATACCAGCTCGACGCGGTAAGCATGGAGTTCACCCCGGGGTTTGACCAGTTTGCCGTCGACAACTTTGGCGGCGAGCAGTTACGTCCAGACAGCCTGGAATACATCGAGCTCACCGATGACTTCGGCAAGGAGTCAGCCTTCTACGGCGAAATCAGTTACCAGATTACCGACACATGGTCGGTCACTGCGGGCTACCGCGCCTACGAGTATGAATCCGATATCACGGGCGGCTATGGTCTGCCTCTGTCGGACACCGTGTGGGGAGGAGCCAGCCCCGACGAAATATCCGTGGATCTCGGCCGCAATATGGGGGACGACAGCGGAGACCTGTTCAAGCTGAACTCATCCTGGGATATCAGTGAGCGTGGCATGGTGTACTTCACCTACTCCCAGGGATATCGGATCGGCGGTGTCAACGCCGTGCCGGAATGTACCCCGGAGCAGATCGCAGAAAGCGATCAAGAGCTGTGCGCGCAAGAGCACGAACTGTTCTTTGCACCGGACCTGATCGACAACTACGAAATTGGCTACAAAGGACTGCTGGGCGATCGCGTATCCCTGAGCGCAGCCCTGTACTATATCGACTGGACCGATCTGCAGGTGGCGTCAACCACTGACATCGGCAACCTGCCGATCCTGGTGAACGGCAAAAATGCGTTCAGCCGCGGCGCGGAGCTGCAAGGCCAGTGGATCATCCAGGACAACCTGGACCTGAGCTTCAGCTACGCCTATACCAATGCCGAGTTGACCGAAGAAGCCGAGGGCCTGGTGGGGTCCTATACCGTGGAAAAAGGTGCGCGCCTTCCTGGCCACGCCGAACACTCCGGTGCACTAAATCTGAATTACAGCACCCGGTTACTGGGCAGAGATCTGCTGCTGAATTACGGCGTGGCGTTTTCCAGTGACGTATATAACTTGCCCGGTGGTCCGGAAGACCCACTGTATGAGATCGACGAAGACTCCGGTGAGCGCATCGCCGGAGATCGTGGCGGTGAAGCCATTCCCGGTTATGCCATACACCATTTTTCCGCAACCTTCGAACAGGAGGACTGGCAGGTACAGGCTTTTGTCGATAACCTGTGGAACAAGTACTACATTACCGGAACCCGTACCAACCGTCGCTCCGACGTTCTGCAAAGCGAAACCCAGGGGCCCGGTACCATGTACGGTGATTTCACCCTGCGTTCCTACGCCCAGTATGTCGGTAACCCACGCACAGTCGGCGCGCGCGTAAGCTACCGCTTTTAA
- a CDS encoding anthranilate synthase component II, whose translation MILMIDNYDSFTFNVVQYLAELGAEVVVKRNDEIRVADIEKLRPEKIVISPGPCTPNEAGISMDTIRTYAGKLPILGICLGHQSIGQVFGGRVVRARQVMHGKTSPIVHNNIGVFHGLSNPFEATRYHSLVVEKGSLPDCLEITAWTETEDGEVDEIMGLRHRELAVEGVQFHPESILTQHGHDMLRNFLES comes from the coding sequence ATGATCCTGATGATCGACAACTACGACTCCTTCACCTTCAACGTGGTGCAGTATCTGGCGGAGCTGGGTGCGGAGGTGGTGGTGAAGCGCAACGATGAGATCCGCGTTGCGGATATCGAAAAATTGCGTCCGGAAAAAATCGTGATTTCTCCCGGGCCCTGTACCCCCAATGAGGCGGGTATTTCCATGGATACCATCCGCACCTATGCCGGGAAGCTTCCAATTCTGGGTATCTGTCTCGGCCATCAGAGTATCGGTCAGGTGTTCGGTGGCCGCGTGGTGCGCGCGCGCCAGGTGATGCACGGCAAGACGTCGCCGATCGTGCACAACAATATCGGCGTGTTTCACGGGCTGTCCAATCCATTCGAGGCCACCCGCTATCATTCACTGGTGGTAGAGAAGGGCAGCCTGCCGGATTGTCTGGAGATCACCGCCTGGACGGAAACCGAAGACGGTGAGGTCGATGAGATCATGGGGCTGCGCCACCGCGAGCTGGCGGTGGAGGGCGTGCAGTTCCATCCGGAGTCGATCCTGACCCAGCATGGGCACGATATGTTGCGGAATTTTTTGGAGTCTTGA
- a CDS encoding ion transporter translates to MSEISVQQKRSFTEQCRQLVDLPLFNQIIIALIAINAVVVGLETSTWVVERFSGVLHGINQLILLAFMVEAAIKIAAHGNRPWRYFANGWNCFDFTIIVLSLIPAAGPMATLARLVRVLRVLRLVSAFPELRLLVDTLLRSLPSMFHISLLMGIIFYIYAVAGYFLFHEIDPTHWRSLPIALLSLFRIVTFEDWTDIMYTAMETMPYAWVYFISFVVMGAFVMINLFIGVVLNNLEEAKLRRLDELQMPPSQTEILRELRATQESLARLQKRLGDLGGGTSQEKGTES, encoded by the coding sequence ATGAGCGAAATCTCAGTACAACAAAAGCGCAGTTTTACAGAGCAGTGCCGCCAGTTGGTGGATCTGCCGCTGTTCAATCAGATCATCATCGCTCTGATTGCGATCAATGCCGTGGTGGTGGGACTGGAAACATCCACCTGGGTGGTGGAGCGTTTCAGTGGCGTGCTGCACGGTATCAACCAGCTGATCCTTCTGGCCTTCATGGTGGAGGCGGCGATCAAGATTGCGGCCCACGGCAATCGCCCGTGGCGCTACTTCGCCAATGGCTGGAACTGTTTTGATTTCACCATCATCGTGCTGAGCCTGATTCCCGCCGCGGGGCCGATGGCGACCCTGGCGCGACTGGTCAGGGTGCTGCGGGTATTACGCCTGGTATCGGCGTTTCCGGAGCTGCGCCTGCTGGTGGATACCCTGCTGCGCAGTCTGCCCAGCATGTTCCATATCAGTCTGCTGATGGGAATCATCTTTTACATTTACGCGGTGGCCGGTTATTTCCTGTTTCATGAAATCGACCCCACCCACTGGCGCAGTCTGCCCATTGCGCTGCTGAGCCTGTTCCGTATCGTTACCTTCGAGGACTGGACGGACATCATGTACACCGCGATGGAGACCATGCCCTACGCCTGGGTGTACTTCATCAGCTTTGTGGTGATGGGCGCATTTGTGATGATCAACCTGTTCATTGGTGTGGTACTGAACAATCTGGAAGAGGCGAAGCTGCGGCGGCTGGATGAATTGCAGATGCCGCCGAGCCAGACCGAAATTCTGCGCGAGCTGCGCGCCACTCAGGAGTCCCTCGCGCGCTTGCAGAAGCGTCTGGGTGACCTCGGGGGCGGCACGTCGCAAGAAAAGGGAACTGAATCATGA